A single region of the Rhizobium grahamii genome encodes:
- a CDS encoding branched-chain amino acid ABC transporter permease produces the protein MQTVFSIAVDALAYGMVLFVISIGLSVTMGLMRVVNLAHGAFAMIGGYIASYAARDLGLGYGVAVIAAVVGTVVIAIPIERFLYRRIYGQPELTQVLMTIGITFCIIGIANYVFGPTLKTIPLPSELQGSADLGFRTIPVHRLFAILCGLAVAGGLWYAIERTSFGVKLRASVDNAAMAAALGVRTQIIYALSFAVAVGLAAFGGVVGAELLPVEPYYALRYMVTFLVVVSVGGAGSIPGALIACLVLGGIDTTGRYLMPEFGEFFFYLAVIAIICIFPRGLAGRTK, from the coding sequence ATGCAAACAGTCTTCAGCATAGCCGTCGATGCGCTCGCCTATGGCATGGTGCTATTCGTCATCTCCATCGGGCTTTCGGTTACGATGGGATTGATGCGCGTCGTCAATCTTGCGCATGGCGCCTTTGCCATGATCGGAGGCTATATCGCCTCCTACGCGGCACGCGATCTCGGGCTTGGATATGGCGTTGCCGTGATTGCCGCCGTCGTCGGCACGGTCGTCATAGCGATTCCGATCGAACGCTTCCTTTACAGACGCATCTATGGCCAGCCCGAACTGACGCAGGTGTTGATGACGATCGGCATTACCTTCTGCATCATCGGCATCGCGAACTATGTCTTCGGTCCTACATTGAAGACGATTCCGTTGCCATCGGAGCTCCAGGGCTCAGCTGACCTTGGCTTCCGAACCATTCCCGTGCATCGCCTCTTCGCGATCCTCTGCGGCCTCGCCGTCGCAGGCGGCCTCTGGTACGCGATCGAAAGGACGAGCTTCGGCGTGAAACTGCGCGCTTCCGTCGACAATGCGGCGATGGCCGCCGCGCTTGGTGTACGCACGCAGATCATTTATGCGCTGAGCTTTGCCGTGGCCGTCGGGCTCGCAGCCTTCGGCGGCGTGGTCGGCGCTGAACTCCTGCCGGTCGAGCCCTATTACGCACTGCGCTATATGGTGACCTTCCTCGTCGTGGTGTCGGTCGGGGGCGCGGGATCAATCCCCGGCGCATTGATCGCCTGCCTGGTGCTCGGCGGTATCGACACCACGGGCCGCTACCTCATGCCGGAATTCGGCGAATTCTTCTTCTACCTCGCGGTTATCGCCATCATCTGCATATTCCCGCGCGGTCTTGCGGGGAGGACGAAATAG
- a CDS encoding branched-chain amino acid ABC transporter permease yields MAAIMNTETATSAAARTHRSFGRDAAGLAAIIVVAVIGYFIFPDNLALLTRIVAIALLVLSLDLVTGYCGVATLGHAALFGSGAYAAGILSAHYGINDPLLMTLAGIVGGAAAGLISGAVILRGHGLPQLVLSIALINLFHEFANKASGWTGGSDGLSGISADPIFGYFEFDLYGHTAYAFAIALLLIVFVVLRLLVRSPFGMLCRGIKEDPVRIRAMGASPKAALMKMYVISGAVAGVGGALNAITTQVVGLDSLSFTMSAESLVMLVLGGTGSLFGALSGTVIFMLFEDYVSAANPFHWLTMVGALLIAVVLFAPKGLYGTAAAFLNRRKEAGQ; encoded by the coding sequence ATGGCTGCCATCATGAACACCGAAACAGCAACCTCCGCCGCCGCCCGCACCCATCGTTCGTTCGGACGCGATGCCGCCGGCCTTGCGGCGATCATCGTGGTTGCCGTCATTGGCTACTTCATCTTTCCGGACAATCTGGCGCTGCTCACACGCATCGTCGCCATCGCTCTGCTTGTCCTCTCGCTTGACCTCGTCACCGGCTATTGCGGCGTGGCGACGCTTGGCCATGCCGCGCTTTTCGGTTCCGGAGCCTATGCAGCCGGCATCCTCTCGGCGCACTACGGCATCAACGACCCTCTGCTGATGACCCTTGCCGGCATCGTTGGCGGGGCAGCGGCCGGACTGATCAGCGGTGCGGTGATCCTTCGCGGTCACGGCCTGCCGCAGCTCGTGCTCTCTATCGCACTGATCAATCTGTTCCACGAATTCGCCAACAAGGCGTCCGGCTGGACCGGAGGCAGCGACGGTCTCTCCGGCATTTCGGCCGACCCCATCTTCGGCTACTTCGAATTCGATCTTTACGGCCATACGGCCTATGCCTTTGCGATCGCGCTTCTGCTGATCGTTTTCGTGGTACTGCGCCTGCTCGTCCGTTCTCCTTTCGGAATGCTGTGTCGCGGGATCAAGGAAGACCCGGTGCGCATTCGCGCCATGGGTGCTTCGCCGAAGGCGGCCCTGATGAAGATGTATGTCATATCAGGCGCGGTCGCCGGTGTTGGGGGGGCGCTCAATGCCATCACCACACAGGTCGTCGGGCTGGACAGCTTGTCCTTCACCATGTCGGCGGAGTCGCTCGTCATGCTCGTTCTTGGCGGCACGGGTTCGCTATTCGGCGCCCTTTCCGGCACCGTGATCTTCATGCTGTTTGAGGACTATGTCTCGGCTGCTAACCCCTTCCATTGGCTGACGATGGTCGGCGCGCTGCTGATTGCCGTCGTCCTCTTCGCGCCGAAGGGCCTCTATGGCACTGCCGCGGCCTTCCTGAACCGCAGAAAGGAGGCCGGACAATGA
- a CDS encoding ABC transporter ATP-binding protein produces MSAVFEVLNLKKSFGGLAVTNDVSLSMAPGDRVALIGPNGAGKTTFVNLVTGNLQPDSGDVRLAGETVTKVGANGRVKRGLVRSFQVTRLFQEMTPAEHVALAILQRQGRTGRMFGNFLAMPDVMDEVGDLLGTLGIAPLMHRKVSEIAYGQQRLLEIAVAMALRPKVLLLDEPAAGVPQSDTGRIEQALADLPADLAVLMIEHDMDLVFRFAKRVVVLAAGAIIFDGSPADVTKDARVREAYLGSYANASHAA; encoded by the coding sequence ATGAGCGCCGTCTTCGAAGTCCTCAACCTGAAGAAATCCTTCGGCGGCCTTGCGGTGACGAACGACGTCTCCCTGTCGATGGCGCCGGGCGACCGAGTGGCGCTGATCGGCCCGAATGGCGCCGGCAAGACCACCTTCGTCAATCTTGTGACCGGAAATCTTCAGCCGGATTCAGGCGATGTGCGCCTTGCCGGCGAGACCGTCACAAAAGTCGGCGCCAATGGTCGCGTGAAACGCGGACTTGTGCGCTCGTTCCAGGTTACCCGGCTCTTCCAGGAGATGACGCCGGCCGAGCATGTTGCCCTTGCCATCCTCCAGCGTCAGGGACGCACGGGTCGCATGTTCGGGAATTTTCTTGCCATGCCCGACGTGATGGACGAGGTCGGCGATCTGCTCGGCACACTCGGCATCGCCCCTCTCATGCACCGCAAGGTCAGCGAGATAGCCTACGGCCAGCAGCGCCTCCTTGAGATCGCCGTCGCCATGGCGCTACGTCCAAAAGTGCTGCTGCTCGACGAACCTGCTGCCGGCGTGCCCCAAAGCGACACCGGGCGCATCGAGCAGGCGCTTGCCGATCTGCCGGCCGATCTCGCTGTCCTGATGATCGAGCACGACATGGATCTCGTCTTCCGCTTTGCCAAGCGCGTGGTGGTTCTCGCCGCAGGCGCGATCATCTTCGACGGCTCGCCCGCCGACGTCACCAAGGATGCCCGCGTTCGCGAGGCCTATCTCGGGAGCTATGCCAATGCCAGCCACGCCGCTTGA
- a CDS encoding ABC transporter ATP-binding protein — MPATPLEVENLSAGYGPTRVLEGVSFSVPAGARLAVLGRNGMGKTTLLATLAGQTKRYDGTIRIGDADVTSMPSASRAHRGLGYVPQARCVFPTLTVEENLFVGLKGRPKSALEEAYGMFPRLKERRRNLGNQLSGGEQQMLSTARSILGQPTVLLLDEPLEGLAPVICEELMAAFAELAKRGDMTILLVEQRIQSALDFADHVIVLERGKLAWSGTPQALADDHDTIERLLGVGGLH, encoded by the coding sequence ATGCCAGCCACGCCGCTTGAGGTTGAAAACCTGTCCGCCGGCTATGGACCGACACGCGTGCTGGAAGGCGTCTCGTTCTCCGTACCCGCAGGCGCTCGCCTTGCTGTCCTTGGCCGCAACGGCATGGGCAAGACAACGCTGCTTGCGACGCTCGCCGGGCAGACCAAGCGCTATGACGGCACGATCCGGATCGGAGACGCCGACGTGACCTCGATGCCGAGCGCCAGCCGCGCTCACAGGGGATTGGGTTATGTGCCGCAGGCCCGCTGTGTCTTTCCAACATTGACGGTCGAGGAAAACTTGTTCGTCGGCCTCAAGGGCCGGCCGAAAAGCGCGCTCGAGGAAGCCTACGGCATGTTCCCGCGGCTGAAAGAGCGGCGGCGCAATCTCGGCAACCAGCTATCCGGCGGCGAGCAGCAGATGTTGTCGACGGCCCGCAGTATCCTTGGGCAGCCGACGGTGCTTCTGCTTGACGAGCCGCTCGAAGGGCTGGCGCCCGTCATTTGCGAAGAGCTGATGGCTGCTTTCGCCGAGCTTGCCAAGCGCGGCGACATGACAATCCTGCTGGTCGAGCAGAGAATCCAGAGCGCTCTCGATTTTGCAGACCATGTGATCGTTCTGGAGCGCGGCAAGCTTGCCTGGTCAGGCACGCCGCAGGCATTGGCCGACGACCACGACACGATTGAACGCCTGCTTGGAGTGGGCGGCCTTCATTAA
- a CDS encoding MBL fold metallo-hydrolase, translated as MSKDLFQVKFWGVRGSIPVSGPEFDRYGGNTSCIEVRCGEHRMIFDAGSGVREAGLSLLNDNVHDVDLFFSHCHYDHIIGLPFFKAIYYPTIDLRIWSGHLDGKMTTREMIEQFISPPWFPVKTDICQATMSFRDFHAGQTLEPHPGVKVKTFMLNHPGGAIGYRVEWQGRSVALIYDIEHIPGVYDPVALEMMKDVDLAVYDCTYNEDEMQRFKGFGHSTWQHGVELAKTAGTKQFALFHHAPSRTDTQLEAMEKDAQAAFPRSFAARDNQVVEL; from the coding sequence ATGAGTAAAGATCTCTTTCAGGTAAAGTTTTGGGGCGTCCGCGGCAGCATTCCGGTTTCCGGCCCGGAATTCGATCGCTATGGCGGAAACACGTCCTGCATCGAAGTGCGCTGCGGCGAGCACCGCATGATCTTCGACGCCGGGTCAGGCGTTCGCGAGGCCGGGCTTTCGCTGCTCAACGACAACGTCCACGACGTCGACCTGTTCTTCAGCCATTGCCACTATGATCACATCATCGGCCTGCCGTTCTTCAAGGCGATCTACTATCCGACGATCGACCTCAGGATCTGGTCGGGACACCTCGATGGCAAGATGACCACGCGCGAGATGATCGAACAGTTCATCAGCCCGCCATGGTTCCCCGTGAAGACCGATATCTGCCAGGCGACGATGAGCTTTCGCGACTTCCATGCCGGCCAGACGCTTGAGCCGCATCCGGGAGTCAAGGTGAAGACCTTCATGCTCAACCACCCAGGCGGGGCCATCGGCTACCGCGTCGAGTGGCAGGGCCGCTCCGTCGCCCTCATCTACGACATCGAGCATATTCCCGGTGTCTATGATCCGGTTGCCCTGGAGATGATGAAGGACGTCGATCTCGCCGTTTACGACTGTACGTACAACGAAGACGAGATGCAGCGCTTCAAGGGCTTCGGTCATTCGACCTGGCAGCACGGCGTCGAACTCGCCAAGACCGCCGGGACGAAGCAGTTCGCCCTTTTCCATCACGCACCTTCGCGCACCGACACTCAGCTCGAAGCCATGGAAAAGGACGCGCAAGCCGCCTTCCCGCGCTCCTTCGCAGCCCGCGACAATCAGGTCGTTGAACTCTAG
- a CDS encoding polysaccharide deacetylase family protein, with protein MTSNNVWEPLRIELARWQDAGRKARFWLRDDDAVEPTAALERLLQLTAAKSTPLTLAVIPAATGEALAERLAAQSACLVALHGWSHTNYASANEKKQELGSHRPAAAVLGQLADGFGKLKNLHHERFVPILVPPWNRISSALLPDLPGIGLEALSVYGRASTADGIGLLNTHVDLMDWHGTRGGLPHEQLVAMLVRELEARADGDDEPVGILGHHLVHDETAWSFLSALIDETHDHPAVAWKGSDELIAS; from the coding sequence ATGACAAGCAACAACGTCTGGGAACCGCTGCGCATCGAGCTGGCGCGTTGGCAGGATGCCGGACGCAAAGCCCGCTTCTGGCTGCGCGACGATGATGCCGTCGAACCGACTGCCGCGCTGGAGCGGCTGTTGCAACTGACAGCAGCGAAATCCACACCACTGACCCTTGCTGTCATCCCGGCGGCCACGGGCGAAGCACTAGCCGAGCGGCTTGCCGCTCAATCTGCGTGCCTCGTTGCATTGCATGGCTGGTCGCATACCAATTATGCCTCCGCCAACGAAAAAAAGCAGGAGCTTGGAAGCCATCGCCCGGCCGCTGCCGTGCTCGGACAGTTGGCTGACGGCTTCGGCAAACTCAAGAACCTTCACCACGAGCGATTTGTCCCCATTCTTGTGCCGCCGTGGAACCGGATCAGTTCTGCGCTGCTGCCTGACCTGCCCGGTATCGGTCTCGAAGCGCTCTCGGTCTATGGTCGGGCGTCCACGGCTGACGGGATCGGCCTTCTGAACACGCATGTCGATCTGATGGACTGGCACGGCACCAGGGGCGGTCTTCCCCACGAACAGCTCGTTGCCATGCTTGTGCGGGAACTCGAGGCGCGCGCCGACGGCGATGATGAGCCCGTCGGCATTCTCGGTCACCACCTTGTCCATGACGAGACCGCCTGGAGCTTTCTCTCGGCCCTGATCGACGAAACCCACGACCACCCTGCGGTGGCCTGGAAGGGCTCCGACGAGCTTATAGCGAGCTAG